GGATGACTCGCGCACCCCTGTTCTCGCGAATGTCGACGTAACCCTCGCCCGCGAGACGGCGGAATATGTCCCGAACGGGCGTTCGGGACAGACCGTACCGCTCGCTTAGACTCGCCTCGTCCAGGTCGGCGTCCGGGTCCAGTTCCATCGTCAGGATCTGACGCTTCAAGTCCTCGTAGAGATTGCTCTTGACGCTCTTCGCCATCGGTTATCTCAGCCCCTTTTTTCATCTGACCAGGCCACGTTCGCATGGCTCGGCACTGGAGTCAACGCTTGTGTACTTTGCGTACACAATTCGTATTGTTAAAAAATACAATTGACAGATCGACCATTTTGACGCTCGCGAGCCCGCTAGGTCTCAGGTGAACCGGCAAGTTCTCATGGTCGCGTCTTCGCCGTGCCATTACATCTGGTTATGTGAGCAAGGCTGATTTGTGCCGTTGAACCATAGGAAGATCGAGCGGATTATTTCCCATCCAACCATGAGGTAGAATTATGCTTCAGACCTTCGCTTCTTCGATTTCCTCGCTTCTCGACACGAGGGCGGACGGCCATTCGCTTCCAGCCGGGCTCTACACCCGCGAGGATGTTTTCGAGGCCGACATCGACGTATTCTTTCGCAAACACTGGATTTGCATAGGTTTGGAATGCGATGTTCCCGAACCAGGAGACGCTACCGTTGTCGATATCGGCAACAGCGGCCTCATCATTCTTCGCGACGATGACAATCAGGTTCGCGTCGTGCATAACGTATGCCGTCATCGCGGCTCACGAATCCTTAACGCGGGATCAAGCGTCATCTCCAAGCTCGTCTGTCCATACCATCAGTGGACATACGAGCTTGACGGCGAACTCGCCTACGCGCCTCACATGGGCGCCGATTTCGACAAGAGCTGCAAGAGCCTCAGGCCGGTCAATTTCAAATCGATCGGCGGTCTCATCTATGCTTGCCTCTCCGACAACCCTCCGTCCGACATCGACCGCCTTGAAGAGGCGATGACAGAACGGCTCGCGCCTTACGATATCCGCAACACAAAGGTGGCGTTTCAGGCTGACGTGGTCGAACACGGCAACTGGAAGCTCACTATGGAAAATAATCGCGAATGCTATCACTGCTCCGCGAACCATCCCGAGCTCTGTGTGTCGTTCGTCGATCTGGATTTCGGATTCGATCCGGAAAGCCTGAGCCCAGAAGACAGGGAGCAGGCAGAACAGCACGAAGCCCTGTATGCAGAGCGAACCAAGAGCTGGGAGGCCGACGGTTACCCTTCTGCCGCCGTCGAACAACTCGTCGATTGCGAGACAAACTTCAGAACGCAGCGCCTGATCATTTCGGGTGCCGGTGAATCGCAGACGCCCGATGCGACCGCCGCTTCGTCAAAGCTTCTCGGCACCATGACCCGGAAAGACTTGGGTGACACGCATCTGTGGGGACACAATAGCTGGAACCACTTCATGGGCGACCATGCGGTCGTTGCGATCGTCATTCCGCTCTCCGCTGACAAGACCCTCGTGCGCACGAAGTGGCTTGTTCACAAGGATGCCGTCGAAGGCATCGACTACGATCTCGAAAAGTTGACGAACGTTTGGGTCGCAACGACCGACCAGGATGCGGAGCTTGTCGCCCGATCTCACGCCGGTGTCCTCGATCCTGCATATGTACCAGGACCCTACTCGCCGTTTTCCGAGACCAACTTGGACCGGTTTGCGGCCTGGTACATCGACCGGATGCGGGCTCATGGATACTAAGATCGTGCACCCCTCATCAAGCAATCGGAATGACGCCTGGGATCCAGAGCGCGACGACACCGTCGTCTGCATAGACGTCCATCAGGAGACGCACGACGTGAAGAGCTTCACGTTTGCGTCCCCGCAAGGCAAGTGGTTCGCCTTCGACAGCGGTCAGTACTTCTTGTTCGATTTCCCACTCGGCCCCGACGCTGAAAGCCGCTGCTACAGCATTTCCTCTTCGCCTCAGCGGACGAGCACCTTCACCGTTACGGTTAAGCGCGTCGCGGGTGGAAAGATCTCGAACTGGCTGCACGACAAGCTAGCGAGCGGCACAACGGTCAAGGCGCAGGGGCCGCTCGGTCATTTCGTCCGGCCGCGTGGTGCTGGAAGAAAATTCCTGCTGCTCTCTGGTGGATCCGGCATTACGCCGGTTATGTCCATCGTCAGAGACCTGGCTGATACATGCGAGCCAACGGACGTCGTCTTTCTCCATGCCGCTCGGACCCCCAAGGATCTTATTTTCAGGGAAGAGCTCTCGAATTTGGCAGGCAGGATGAAAGGATTGAGACTTCATTTCCTTCCGGAAGTGGTTGCCGGGGAGCCGTCATGGGCTGGCTTGACCGGCAGGATTTCGCCGGAATTCATGAAACTTGCGGTTCCAGACATTGCCGAGAGGATCGTTATGTGTTGCGGACCGGCCCCATTCATGGCCGCAGCACGGAAGATCTCCGCCGAACTCGGGGTGCCAGCGTCGAGCTACATCGAAGAAAGCTTCGACGCCGCAGTGATCGATGAAACGCAGCTTTCCATTGGAGAGGTCGTCACTGCGAGATCCTTCGAGGTGGAGTTCCTGAAGCAGGCGCGGACGATCGACGTTGCCGGCGAACAGACGGTGCTCAGTTGTGCCAAGAAGGCAGGATTGAGAATTCCGTCCTCATGCGCGAACGGAGTATGCGGTACTTGCAAGTCCAGGCTCGTCTCCGGATCTGTGGATATGAAGCACAACGGCGGCATAAGGCAGCGAGAGATCGACGCAGGCTTGTTTCTCCCTTGCTGTTCCAAGCCGTTAAGCGATCTTGTGATCGATCGGTAGAAGACCTTGCGCGTAAAGGAGCGTAGATACCACGCTGCACGAGCGCGCTACATATCTGGAGAAAGGGGGACCGTTGCCGGGCGCTTGATGTACATCGACCCTTTCTCTCAGAAGATGGAGTTAGAGCTGGGAAGTGTGCCGCGCATCGTGGGATTCGACCCCACGCGGCCATCTGCGATCATTGACTTGAGTGAATTCAAGGCGGCGAAGGCATCTGGTCACCACGCTATCGCAGAATGCGTGCATTCCCGAGGTGTGCGATCTTTTCAAAAGGAAGAGAGACGCGTTCGAGCGTCTAGCCTGCATTGGGGCCAATCCGTCGAATTTGCTGTCACTCGTGCCCGGTGAACTGTTCGTCGTTGACGTAGACTGGGCTAGCCAATGGTCAATGAAATGACATCACACAGCAAGCTACTGCGTTCATCACTTATCTGTCCTGATTGGGACAGACCCTTCCCGAAAATTGTTCGTGGACAAGGCAGCATACTTTTTGATGACCACGGCCAAGAATTGCCGCGGCTTGCGGGAAGCGGACTTCGCTCGTTTCTTATCACTTGACAATCTTGTGTCCCTCGAGTGACTCAAACATCTCATCAGCAGTTTAAAAATGCTTGCCGTGGCCCGCCTTGATAGCTCTTGCTTCCTCCATCGCAGCGATTGTTTTGGCGTTCGGTCGAGTCAATTCGACGGGAAGAGCTTTATCTCGGGCGATCCTGGTCAAAACGATTCGGATGATATCCGAGGTGGTCAGTCCGAGACTATCGAGTACCAAGGCGGCGCTATCCTTCACCGAAGGTTCAATGCGGGCGCGTACGTATGCGTTTGCAGCCATTTCTTGCCTCCTTTTCGAGTTTGATACGGATGTGGCTCAACTGAGCAACATGTTCAAGCTCCGTGATGAATCGATCGAACTGGGGCCGCCATGATAGTTGCCCCACACACTCGCCACTCCTGCGGGAATCCCAGGTAAGAACCTGAGCTATGTCCAGGATGATGCCCATGCAGCTCTGATCTTCCCGCGGCGTTTTTCGTCCGCCGATCCGCTGTCTCTGCCGTCAACTTCTGGAGCCTGAACCGCCATTTTGATCAAATATCCTTGGCGATCCGCAACCCATCGTAGATGGCGGCATGGGTATTGCGAGCGGCCACGGCATCCCCGATCCGGAAAAGCTGGAATTTCCCTTCAGGATTTCGGACCACAGTCTGGGGTTCACCGGCGACCAATTGCTGCTGCGAGATTTCACCGAGATTGGTGGAAGAGGGTTTCATCTCGAAATAGAGTTCATCGAGCGGTATCGTTCCATGGTTGATCACAACCTGGTCGACCGTGCGCCTCTTCGCAACACCGCCGTAATCGCTGCCGACACGGGCTATGAGCTGATTGCCGTTCTTTTCGACCGCTTCGAGCCTGAAGGTTACGGTGAAGGTGACGTCGAGTTTCTGCAGCGAACGCATGTAGGGCACGAGGTTCATCGCCATGACTTCCGGCGCGAAGGAACGGTCGGGTGTCATGATTTCCACCTTGGCGCCTGCCTCGGCAATGAACTCGGCAGCCTGCAGCCCTGCGTGATCGCCCGCGTCATCGAAGATGAGAACGTTGGCTCCTGGTTTCACGTCACCTGAGATGATGTCCCAGGCCGAGACGACCAGTTCGTTGCCTGCCGAGAGGACTTCCGTATGCGGCATGCCACCCGTGGCGATGATTACCACGTCGGGCCTCTCCGCCTCCACTGTGTCTGCTTCCGCCCAGGTGTTGAAATGGAAGACCACACCGTACTTCTCGCACTGGTTCATCCGCCAGTCGATGATGCTGATCATTTCCCTGCGGCGCTCGCTTTGGGCCGTTAGGCGGATTTGGCCGCCGGGATCGTTGGCCGCCTCGAATACGACGACCTCGTGGCCACGCTCGGCTGCAACCCGTGCAGCTTCGAGCCCACCTGGGCCTGCGCCGACGACGACAACTTTCTTCCGAAGGTCCGCCTTTTTGACCACGTGCGGCATAGTCAGCTCGCGGCCGGTTGCTGCATTGTGGATGCAATAGGCCGCCCCGCCTTGGTAAATGCGGTCGAGACAGTAGTTGGCGCCGACGCAGGGACGGATGTCCTCTTCGCGCTTCTCCATAATTTTGCGAACGATGTGCGGGTCCGTCATATGAGCGCGGGTCATACCGACCATATCGACCTTGCCCGACGCGATCGCATGGCGGGCAGTTGCAACATCCGGGATTTTGGCCGCGTGGAAGGTCGGGAAATCCGTCGCGGCGCGAATTTCGCCCGCGAAATCGAGGTGCGGGGAGTTCGCCATACCCTGGATCGGGATGACGTCTGTGAGGCCGGCATCGGTGTCGATATGACCGCGGATCACGTTCAAGTAGTCAATCAGGCCGCTTTCCTTGAGACGCTTCGAAATTTCGAGGCCGTCAGCCTTGCCGGTGCCGCCTGGAAGACATTCATCA
This Rhizobium sullae DNA region includes the following protein-coding sequences:
- a CDS encoding hybrid-cluster NAD(P)-dependent oxidoreductase; translation: MDTKIVHPSSSNRNDAWDPERDDTVVCIDVHQETHDVKSFTFASPQGKWFAFDSGQYFLFDFPLGPDAESRCYSISSSPQRTSTFTVTVKRVAGGKISNWLHDKLASGTTVKAQGPLGHFVRPRGAGRKFLLLSGGSGITPVMSIVRDLADTCEPTDVVFLHAARTPKDLIFREELSNLAGRMKGLRLHFLPEVVAGEPSWAGLTGRISPEFMKLAVPDIAERIVMCCGPAPFMAAARKISAELGVPASSYIEESFDAAVIDETQLSIGEVVTARSFEVEFLKQARTIDVAGEQTVLSCAKKAGLRIPSSCANGVCGTCKSRLVSGSVDMKHNGGIRQREIDAGLFLPCCSKPLSDLVIDR
- a CDS encoding type II toxin-antitoxin system RelB/DinJ family antitoxin; its protein translation is MAANAYVRARIEPSVKDSAALVLDSLGLTTSDIIRIVLTRIARDKALPVELTRPNAKTIAAMEEARAIKAGHGKHF
- a CDS encoding NADH:flavin oxidoreductase; this encodes MSNDPLLQPYQLKHLKLRNRIIVTSHEPAYPEDGMPKERYLAYTVERAKGGVAMTMTAGSAAVSKDSPPVFNNLLAYKDEIVPWLKAMTDAVHEEGAAIMIQLTHLGRRTRWDKGDWLPIVAPSHHREASHRAFPKKIEDWDIERIIKDFADAAERMKAGGMDGVELEAYGHLLDQFASPLTNELEGPYGGSLDNRMRFCLDVLRAIRKRVGEDFILGIRYTADECLPGGTGKADGLEISKRLKESGLIDYLNVIRGHIDTDAGLTDVIPIQGMANSPHLDFAGEIRAATDFPTFHAAKIPDVATARHAIASGKVDMVGMTRAHMTDPHIVRKIMEKREEDIRPCVGANYCLDRIYQGGAAYCIHNAATGRELTMPHVVKKADLRKKVVVVGAGPGGLEAARVAAERGHEVVVFEAANDPGGQIRLTAQSERRREMISIIDWRMNQCEKYGVVFHFNTWAEADTVEAERPDVVIIATGGMPHTEVLSAGNELVVSAWDIISGDVKPGANVLIFDDAGDHAGLQAAEFIAEAGAKVEIMTPDRSFAPEVMAMNLVPYMRSLQKLDVTFTVTFRLEAVEKNGNQLIARVGSDYGGVAKRRTVDQVVINHGTIPLDELYFEMKPSSTNLGEISQQQLVAGEPQTVVRNPEGKFQLFRIGDAVAARNTHAAIYDGLRIAKDI
- a CDS encoding aromatic ring-hydroxylating oxygenase subunit alpha: MLQTFASSISSLLDTRADGHSLPAGLYTREDVFEADIDVFFRKHWICIGLECDVPEPGDATVVDIGNSGLIILRDDDNQVRVVHNVCRHRGSRILNAGSSVISKLVCPYHQWTYELDGELAYAPHMGADFDKSCKSLRPVNFKSIGGLIYACLSDNPPSDIDRLEEAMTERLAPYDIRNTKVAFQADVVEHGNWKLTMENNRECYHCSANHPELCVSFVDLDFGFDPESLSPEDREQAEQHEALYAERTKSWEADGYPSAAVEQLVDCETNFRTQRLIISGAGESQTPDATAASSKLLGTMTRKDLGDTHLWGHNSWNHFMGDHAVVAIVIPLSADKTLVRTKWLVHKDAVEGIDYDLEKLTNVWVATTDQDAELVARSHAGVLDPAYVPGPYSPFSETNLDRFAAWYIDRMRAHGY